The Pyrococcus horikoshii OT3 genome includes a window with the following:
- a CDS encoding asparaginase — protein MRILILGMGGTIASVKGERGYESALSVSKILKLAGISSEAKIEARDLMNVDSTLIQPSDWERLAKEIEKEVWEYDGIVITHGTDTMAYSASMLSFMLRNPPIPIVLTGSMLPITEKNSDAPFNLRTALEFVKLGIRGIYIAFNGKVMLGVRASKIRSMGFDAFESINYPNVAEIKDDKLRILHIPDFYGDEFFSDIKYEPKVLVIKLIPGLSGDIVREALRLGYKGIILEGYGVGGIPYRGTDLFEVVSSISKRIPVVLTTQAIYDGVDLQRYKVGRIALEAGVIPAGDMTKEATITKLMWILGHTKNIEEVKQLMGKNITGELTRVS, from the coding sequence TATGAAAGTGCTCTATCCGTGAGTAAAATACTCAAATTGGCGGGAATAAGTTCTGAAGCTAAAATAGAGGCAAGAGATTTAATGAACGTTGATAGCACGCTAATTCAACCATCAGATTGGGAGAGGTTGGCTAAAGAAATAGAGAAGGAAGTGTGGGAGTACGATGGAATAGTTATAACCCATGGAACGGATACAATGGCTTACTCTGCTTCTATGCTCAGCTTCATGCTTAGAAACCCTCCGATTCCAATAGTTTTAACGGGATCTATGCTCCCCATAACTGAGAAAAATAGCGATGCCCCTTTTAACTTACGCACCGCTTTAGAGTTCGTTAAGCTGGGAATTAGGGGAATATACATTGCCTTCAATGGGAAGGTAATGCTCGGGGTTAGAGCATCAAAGATCAGGAGCATGGGCTTTGATGCCTTTGAGAGCATAAACTATCCAAACGTCGCTGAAATAAAGGATGATAAACTTAGGATTCTTCATATTCCGGATTTCTATGGGGATGAATTTTTCTCTGACATAAAATATGAACCGAAAGTTTTAGTGATCAAGTTAATCCCAGGTTTATCTGGTGACATCGTGAGAGAAGCATTAAGGTTAGGTTATAAGGGAATAATTCTTGAAGGGTATGGGGTTGGTGGTATTCCGTATAGGGGCACCGATCTCTTTGAGGTTGTATCTTCAATATCCAAAAGGATCCCTGTGGTTCTCACAACTCAGGCTATTTACGATGGGGTGGATCTGCAAAGATACAAAGTTGGAAGGATAGCCCTTGAAGCAGGCGTAATCCCTGCGGGTGATATGACGAAGGAGGCCACGATAACAAAGCTAATGTGGATCCTTGGTCATACAAAGAATATAGAGGAAGTTAAACAATTAATGGGGAAAAACATAACTGGGGAACTTACTCGAGTTTCTTGA
- a CDS encoding DUF2666 family protein, whose protein sequence is MTGDIVEFTLKLGGLEVGEAPKELREDQIAIFLARVSNTVRHEIPKYLQERIDVDRMLKELTINGALEEKLKKLKSPGTSRKINSYILEDDRKLKKLLLDVAKVILVWNTLKDDLPIDFPVGKISELKITPRYKEDHINFTAKYGRWIVVKRLIIDEKTPKLDIARLLASINETAVNKIPEFAGIDIGRIREHFRDFKKVKKEEEIKRLMEKFRSFKPTNELEVRYAISEMISKLGLSIDIPSKNLEKYLEKTG, encoded by the coding sequence ATGACAGGAGATATCGTCGAGTTCACGCTAAAGCTCGGAGGATTAGAGGTTGGCGAAGCCCCAAAGGAATTAAGAGAAGATCAAATTGCAATATTCTTAGCAAGGGTTTCAAATACCGTAAGACATGAGATTCCTAAATATTTACAGGAGAGAATAGACGTAGACAGAATGCTAAAGGAGCTAACTATCAATGGGGCATTAGAAGAAAAGTTAAAGAAGTTAAAATCTCCAGGAACATCGAGAAAAATAAATAGCTACATCCTTGAAGATGACAGGAAACTTAAGAAGTTGCTCTTGGATGTTGCAAAGGTAATCCTAGTGTGGAACACCCTTAAAGATGACCTACCCATTGACTTTCCCGTTGGAAAGATAAGCGAGCTAAAGATAACCCCCAGATATAAGGAGGATCATATTAATTTTACGGCCAAATATGGAAGATGGATCGTCGTAAAAAGATTAATAATCGATGAGAAGACTCCAAAGCTTGACATAGCTAGACTTCTAGCAAGCATAAATGAGACTGCTGTAAACAAGATTCCCGAGTTCGCAGGCATAGATATAGGGAGAATTAGAGAGCATTTTAGGGACTTCAAGAAAGTTAAAAAAGAGGAGGAAATAAAAAGATTAATGGAAAAATTCAGGAGCTTTAAACCCACCAACGAACTTGAGGTAAGATACGCCATTAGCGAGATGATATCCAAGCTTGGATTGAGCATAGATATACCATCCAAGAACTTAGAGAAATACCTTGAAAAAACGGGATGA
- a CDS encoding PrsW family intramembrane metalloprotease, with the protein MGNLTTILYFAYAPALALLWYFYHQDRLEPEPKRVVIGTFILGGTLSVSVALIVESLLVPRWFPRIPALLPATFLYISLIAGIVEEPAKALAIKYAYNSGHLYGIMDGVVYGVAAGLGFAATENLLYGLGYGVHVTIQRALLTPIGHATWSAIVGVGYGLKAEGKVYTLAPYFTLAVLLHFLWDYYAFMSSISPVYYGIVLLIFTINVLIIRWLIILGRKEDMERFWWYRILGGRRW; encoded by the coding sequence GTGGGAAACCTAACCACAATCTTATACTTCGCATACGCCCCTGCTTTAGCATTACTTTGGTACTTTTATCATCAGGATAGGCTTGAACCTGAGCCAAAGAGGGTCGTTATAGGGACGTTTATCCTGGGAGGAACTCTCTCCGTTAGTGTAGCCTTAATTGTTGAGAGTCTCCTCGTTCCAAGATGGTTTCCAAGAATACCAGCATTGCTCCCCGCAACCTTCCTTTACATCTCTCTAATTGCAGGAATAGTAGAGGAGCCAGCCAAAGCGCTAGCAATAAAGTACGCTTATAACTCAGGCCACCTCTATGGAATAATGGATGGGGTTGTGTACGGCGTTGCAGCCGGGCTTGGATTCGCGGCCACTGAAAATTTACTCTACGGACTTGGATATGGAGTACATGTTACGATCCAAAGGGCTTTGCTGACTCCAATAGGTCATGCAACCTGGAGCGCAATAGTTGGAGTTGGGTATGGGTTAAAAGCCGAGGGAAAGGTATATACGCTCGCCCCTTATTTCACATTGGCCGTGTTGCTCCACTTTCTATGGGATTACTATGCCTTTATGAGCAGCATATCTCCCGTATACTATGGAATCGTCCTCCTAATATTCACGATAAATGTACTAATAATTAGGTGGTTGATAATTCTAGGGAGAAAGGAAGATATGGAAAGGTTCTGGTGGTACAGAATCTTAGGTGGGAGGAGATGGTGA